A stretch of the Thunnus thynnus chromosome 7, fThuThy2.1, whole genome shotgun sequence genome encodes the following:
- the ift20 gene encoding intraflagellar transport protein 20 homolog, with protein sequence MAKDPLAEAGFYFDELNKLRVLEPDVSHKTSELKEECKEFVDKIGQFQKIVGGLIELVDELAKEAETEKMKAIGARNLLKSVAKQREAQQQQLQALIAEKKMQLERYRIEYEALSKVESEQNEFIDQFILQK encoded by the exons ATGGCTAAAGACCCATTAGCAGAGGcaggcttttattttgatgaGCTCAACAAGCTACGGGTACTGGAGCCTGATGTCAGCCATAAGACCTCAGAGCTCAAGGAGGAGTGCAAAGAATTTGTGGACA AAATTGGACAGTTTCAGAAGATAGTTGGAGGTCTTATTGAGCTGGTAGATGAGCTGGCAAAagaagcagagacagaaaagatgAAG GCCATTGGAGCAAGAAACCTGCTGAAGTCTGTGGCAAAGCAAAGGGAAgcccaacagcagcagcttcaggctCTCATCGCAGAGAAGAAGATGCAACTTGAGAG GTATCGTATTGAGTATGAAGCCTTGTCCAAAGTGGAGTCGGAGCAGAATGAGTTCATCGACCAGTTCATTCTGCAGAAATAA
- the lyrm9 gene encoding LYR motif-containing protein 9 isoform X1: MDQFHNVTARRCLGCRAAADKLHHSSQPHSCQLTPEEEGMPPLVGAELILTPVQLYRYLLRCCKQLPTGAMQQHYRHAIRQSYKSHADEDDPERIQMIIQRAIADANWILDKYTKKK, encoded by the exons ATGGATCAATTTCATAATGTGACTGCGAGGAGGTGTTTAGGATGCCGAGCAGCTGCTGACAAACTTCACCACAGTTCACAGCCACA TAGCTGTCAGTTGACCCCAGAGGAAGAAGGAATGCCGCCTTTAGTTGGAGCTGAGTTGATCCTGACACCAGTGCAGCTCTACCGATATCTCCTCAGATGCTGCAAACAGTTACCAACAGGAGCAATGCAGCAGCACTATCGTCATGCTATTAGACAG AGTTACAAAAGTCACGCAGATGAAGATGACCCAGAGAGGATACAAATGATAATCCAAAGAGCTATTGCAGACGCTAACTGGATTCTTGATAAA TATACCAAGAAGAAGTGA
- the lyrm9 gene encoding LYR motif-containing protein 9 isoform X2 — protein MDQFHNVTARRCLGCRAAADKLHHSSQPHCQLTPEEEGMPPLVGAELILTPVQLYRYLLRCCKQLPTGAMQQHYRHAIRQSYKSHADEDDPERIQMIIQRAIADANWILDKYTKKK, from the exons ATGGATCAATTTCATAATGTGACTGCGAGGAGGTGTTTAGGATGCCGAGCAGCTGCTGACAAACTTCACCACAGTTCACAGCCACA CTGTCAGTTGACCCCAGAGGAAGAAGGAATGCCGCCTTTAGTTGGAGCTGAGTTGATCCTGACACCAGTGCAGCTCTACCGATATCTCCTCAGATGCTGCAAACAGTTACCAACAGGAGCAATGCAGCAGCACTATCGTCATGCTATTAGACAG AGTTACAAAAGTCACGCAGATGAAGATGACCCAGAGAGGATACAAATGATAATCCAAAGAGCTATTGCAGACGCTAACTGGATTCTTGATAAA TATACCAAGAAGAAGTGA
- the LOC137186843 gene encoding uncharacterized protein has translation MLELEILIRSYGEFQHIFKRKCNSAAAAKERETAWENIAARVNACNPAGEKHTWQQLKMKYKNIVQTANRKKADARKTGGGPAPPPLTEAEELALSQNVGRPVAEGIPGGSSSSEPTPQDTSAFIKYSDGAICLVDPPHATTDLVTDEEDEETVSAAFTEVDTERPIESMAGQQQQQEGPSTSTAQIDTLPVKDVYRIHLQKKIQKTDKEMQYLDRQIRKADLEIEILEHKLEEIKKTK, from the exons ATGCTGGAACTGGaaatcttaattcgctcatacggcgagtttcaacacattttcaaaaggaAGTGCAACAGTGCTGCAGCTgcgaaagagagggagacggcgtgggagaacattgctgctcgggtcaatgc GTGCAATCCGGCTGGGGAGAAGCACACTTGGCAGCAGCTcaagatgaaatataaaaacattgttcaaacag ccaacagaaagaaggcagatgcccgtaaaacgggtggtggaccagcaccgccacctctaacagaggcagaggagctggccctaagccagaatgtaggaaggccagtggctgagGGAATCCCTGGAGGGAGCTCATCCTCTGAGCCCACCCCCCAAGACACAAGTGcctttataaaat ATTCTGATGGTGCTATCTGCCTGGTGGATCCCCCTCACGCCACAACAGACCTTGTAACT GATGAAGAGGACGAGGaaactgtttctgctgcctTTACAGAGGTGGATACAGAAAGGCCTATAGAG AGCATGGctgggcagcagcagcagcaggagggtcCCTCAACTTCCACTGCACAGATTGACACA TTACCAGTAAAAGACGTTTACAGAATAcacctgcagaaaaaaatacagaaaactgaCAAAGAAATGCAGTACTTGGACCGCCAGATTAGGAAGGCAGATCTGGAAATTGAAATACTGGAGCATAAGCTAGAG GAAATAAAGAAGACCAAATAA
- the LOC137186691 gene encoding putative nuclease HARBI1, whose product MACPFDNDPVDEGAALLRRELNRPIRREMVIRPRIDVLAFPDHYLFERYRFTSQSIIYIHNLIRPYICNITNRSHALTSQQILCVALRFFSNGSFLYNVGDAEHLSKATVCRAVRKVCLALKRLLPIFVVFPGHKPVRTIKEEFHRIAGFPSVIGCIDGTHIPITAPSHNEADYVNRKSIHSINVQIICDAANIISNVEAKWPGSVHDSRIYRESNLSNRLQRGEFDGLLLGDRGYPCQPRLLTPYPDPEPGPQQNFNRAHCRTRARVEMTIGLLKARFQCLRHLRVIPERACDIIVACVVLHNIATIRGEQHPALQIEDPDDDDPIHLPAMQDGRAVRDTICHNHFRV is encoded by the exons ATGGCATGTCCATTTGACAatgatcccgtggatgaaggtgcagcattactgcgcagagaattaaataggCCTATTCGTCgggagatggttatcagaccgcgAATAGATGTTCTGGCATTTCCAgaccattatctttttgagcgctACCGTTTTACGTCACAGTcaatcatctacatacacaacctaatccgtccttacatttgcaacataacaaatcgtagtcatgctctcacatcccagcagatattgtgcgTCGCGCTGCGTTTCTTTTCAAACGGAAGTTTTTTGTATAATGTCGGAGATGCTGAGCACTTGAGTAAGGCAACTGTATGCAGGGCAGTCAGAAAAGTGTGCCTCGCCCTGAAACGGCTTTTACCCATCTTTGTCGTTTTCCCTGGACACAAACCTGTCAGAACCATCAAGGAGGAGTTCCACAGGATTGCAG gATTTCCCAGTGTGATTGGCTGCATAGATGGCACACACATTCCCATCACGGCTCCCTCACATAATGAAGCCGATTATGTGAATAGGAAGTCCATTCACAGCATAAATGTGCAG ATCATATGTGATGCTGCAAACATCATTTCTAATGTGGAGGCCAAGTGGCCTGGGTCTGTTCATGACTCGAGGATATATCGTGAGTCTAACCTGAGCAACAGACTGCAACGTG GAGAGTTTGATGGCCTTCTGCTGGGTGACAGGGGTTACCCATGCCAACCCAGGCTGCTGACCCCTTACCCTGACCCTGAACCAGGCCCCCAACAGAACTTCAACCGGGCTCACTGCAGGACAAGAGCCCGGGTGGAGATGACTATAGGCCTGCTGAAAGCCCGTTTCCAGTGCCTACGTCACCTCAGGGTGATCCCTGAAAGGGCCTGTGATATTATTGTGGCATGTGTTGTTCTTCATAATATTGCCACTATTAGAGGAGAGCAACACCCTGCCCTACAAATTGAAGACCCTGATGATGACGACCCCATCCACCTGCCAGCTATGCAGGACGGCAGAGCAGTCAGAGACACCATATGCCATAATCACTTTAGAGTTTAa